GGCCCACCGCGACACCGTCCAGAAGGAGAGCCGTTGCTAAACATATTTAAACGCGGGTCCTTTAAGACTGACGTCACACTCGTGCCTCCCGCCTGCCCTCGCGGGTGAATCTGTTTGGTTCGTTACTACCAGAGTggctctatctacggctctggttaCTACTGCTTGGCAACGTGGAGCGTCTGTTTTGCCGATCTCGGCCAATAAAAACGACGGCTGGATTCTCTCTTAGCCAATCAAATTCAAGGGTTTGAGTGGCAGTTTAAAAATCCTGGTTTATGGGCTTGGTCTCATTTGACTATCTAACAGACACagagtgcactatgtaggggacGGGTACTGTTATTTAAACCGATCTACTGTAGTAAATATGAAGGTGTTTGGGATACAACCTGTTTAACGTGTTATACCTGCTGTTATTTCGATACTGTTCGATGTTTTGAGTGTTTTGTGAGTAATATGCCGTCTCGTATTGATGATTATGAAGTGCTGAGCACTATAGGATCAGGATCTTATGGAAAATGCCAGAAAATCAGGAGGAAGTCGGACGGAAAGGTAACAAACCTGTTTGTGTTATTGATTGCCAACTTATCGCATGCGTAGTAATGTTACTTAACTTAATACTCAGAATGAtaaatgtttattcatttatataatgttaaaataaacatattaactCGTTACACTGATAAAGAACAAACTTAAATCGAACTTAGAGGTCGGCGTGATGTATGATGAAATATCGCGATACTTGAGGACATTTAACACGATGTGCGGTAAATCTCGCGATATTATGTTCTGCTTGCTTGTACAGTACATTCTTTATttaaagagacttacagttgtgactgaatacagcaCAAGCAATAGagtattaagggccttgcacaggggcccaacagtaacaactTGCAGCGGTCCATCTCTGATGAGCTTGAGCCCAGAGATGCCTGTGGCGCTTCTGGGCGTTGTCGACATTTGGCTTGAGCTTCGTGTAGttgtatttgttgtttttctgacGAGTCCTTCCAAGCCCGTGTGGTTTTAGCCCTGGCCTTTATACACAGGGATTGTTTCTCCTGATtcttaataatgttatggacggtagatttacatttacatttacattttcagcatttagcagacgcttttatccaaagcgacttacacaatgagcaattgagggttaagggccttgctcagggacccaacagtggcaactttgtggtggcggggcttgaaccggcaaccttctgtttactagtccagtaccttaaccactgagctatcactggccctcagcggtagatggtgaaatcctGATGGTGAAACAAAAACATTGTGCCTAAATTGTTATTCGTTCAGGGCAGGAATACAATAGACAGGGTGGTAATCCATCGCAAGCATcgacagccaatcgtgtctgtgtatgtgtacgGCTGGCCGAccgcaccgctgagattcgaacgcTGATCTCgacggtggtgggctagcataatagtgACTTTCCACTCGTTGCTAATCTTTCCCATAAATGTCTGAGCCTGTCATAtgttcattttatacccaatcataaaAGCATCACCTGTTTACCTGTTGTATATAAATGGAGCTCCATATAAAATGGATATGTGTTCAGATCCTGGTCTGGAAGGAGCTGGATTACGGTACGATGGCCGAGGCGGAGAAACAGCTGCTGGTGTCGGAGGTGAATCTGCTGAGGGAGCTGAGACACCCCAACATCGTCCGATACTACGACCGCATCATCGACCGCACCAACACCACGCTGTACATAGTGATGGAGTACTGTGAGGGTGGAGACCTCGCCTCTCTCATCAACAAGTGCATTAAAGACAGGTACGGTGCCCAAGCAGCACAACACCACAATtatataatagtagtaataataataataatagtaatgcagACAATGTAAAGGTTGCATTTTAAATCTGTTCGACAGGAAGTATCTGGACGAGGACTTTGTACTGAGAGTCATGGCTCAGCTGGCTCTGGCGCTGAAGGAGTGTCACGGTCGAAGTCATGACGGCGGCACGGTCCTCCATCGCGATCTGAAGCCCGCCAACGTCTTCCTGGACACAAGGCAGAACGTAAAGCTGGGCGATTTCGGCCTGGCGCGGATACTGAAACACGAGACCAGCTTCGCGAAGACCTTCGTGGGAACTCCGTACTACATGTCTCCTGTGAGCGTGATGCCCGAAAACTGAGCACCTCCTGTGTTTTGATTTATTTGGTGGTGCCTAAAAGAAAGGGGCAGGGGTATTATTAAATACGTCAGGCGTATCTATTGTTTTTTATCTTCTTTGTGCTAGAACTGTGAACAGTGGAAAGCAAAGAACTATAGAACTCTTGCCATGCAGGTTCACATTGTTGTTTCCTTCTCTTTAAGTCTATATGCATAAGGCGTGACCGATTAGCTGTAATCATTAAGGataaacagtttttttaataGTGGCAGGAGCTCAAGGTTCATTAGAAATAATATCAATATGCAGTGCCTGGCCAAAATTAATAattggaattggaaatgactaaatttagGGGGGAAAGGGTGTTTTATAAATTTAGTATAGCAGTATGGAAAGCTCGAGATCGCATAGCAGcaatggcagtggtagctcggtggttaaggtacttgactagtaatccgaAGGTTGTCGGTTTAAGCCAACCcatctgttgggcccctgagcaagttgGGCTGTTGGGCTtttcggataaaagcgtctgctaagtgccgaaaatgtaaatatatctcccttcctcagacacaacctgtgaactgtgagcctgaggtctgtgtgtgtgtgtctgtgtgtgtgtgtctgtgtgtgtgtctgtgtgtgtgtgtgtctgtgtgtgtgtctgtgtctgtgtgtgtctgtctgtctgtgtgtgtgtgtgtctgtctgtgtgtgtctgtatgtgtgtgtgtctgtgagtgtctgtgtgtgtctgtgtgtgtctgtctgtgtgtgtgtctgtgtgtctgtgtctgtgtgtgtcggtgtgtgtgtgtgtgtctgtctgtgtgtgtgtctgtgtgtgtctgtatgtgtgtgtgtgtctgtctgtctgtgtctgtctgtgtgtctgtctgtgtgtgtctgtctgtgtgtgtctgtctgtgtgtgtgtctgtgtctgtgtgtgtctgtgtgtgtgtgtgtgtctgtctgtgtgtgtctgtgtgtgtgtgtgtgtgtgtgtgtgtgtctgtctgtctgtctgtctgtctgtctgtctgtgtgtgtgtgtctgtgtgtgtctgtctgtgtgtctgtgtgtgtctgtgtctgtgtgtgtctgtctgtgtgtgtgtgtctgtgtgtgtctgtctgtgtgtgtgtgtgtctgtctgtgtgtgtctgtgtgtgtgtgtctgtgtgtgtgtgtctgtctgtctgtgtgtgtctgtgtgtgtctgtgtgtgtctgtgtctgtgtgcttttgtgttttatgtagacatttacatttttggcatttagccgacgctttcatccaaagcgacttacaattgtgacagtatacaatctaagcaattgagagttaagggccttgctcaagggcccaacagttgcaacctggcagaggtggggcttgaaccggaaaccttctgattactagtccttaaccactaggctacacctgcccagACTGGTTTATAATGACCAGTtgagggtggctcggtgggtagcactgtcgactcagttagaaggtcctgggttcgattcctaagtggagcggtccgggtcctttctgtgtggagtttgcatgttctctccgtgtctgcgtgagtttcctccgggggctccggtttcctcccacagtccaaagacgtgcaattagagatacaaaatagttcatgactgtgtttgatataaaaatttgaactgatgaatcttgtgttagcagtaactacctgtcctgtcatgaattaaatcaaagtgtgtaaaacaacattaaatcctagtaagtaaataaataaattaaatatcgACCAGTTCAGAGAGGCTTCAGCTCCTGCTGTTTATTCACATTTGGTTTTCGTTAACAGGAGCAGATGAATCGCATGTCCTACAACGAGAAGTCGGATATCTGGTCGTTAGGGTGTCTGCTGTACGAACTCTGTGCTCTGTCGTAAGTATCGGGACCTTCAGCTCACGCCCGTCGTCGGCGCCTTCACCACGACCCCAGCGTTCCCAATAAAAACTCTGCTTTTCATTTATCCCCCCAGTCCGCCGTTTACAGCGTATAACCAGGAGGAGCTGGCGGAGAAGATAAACGAGGGCAAGTTCAAGAGGATCCCGTACCGGTTCTCAGACGAGCTGAACACGCTGCTGTGCAGGATGCTGCACCTGAAGGTCTGATTAAACTGCTCAAGGAtcagaaatagaaataaatggTTTGGTTTCGAATCtgtggtgctatcgaccagtcaggtgtctacacagacatgatcggtgCCCTCACTTGGGTGATCTGGAACATCATGAAGCAGTTCATTAAGAAGATAAAAGCTGTATTATGGTTAAATGTTattggcgccatctagtggccaTCACAGAACCATGACCAACCCCACACAACACtgggacaggaaagggccttccacaAACTGTTGCTGCGAAGTTGGAaggtttaattatatatatttaattttattaatttaatcatctatagcagtgggtgtggccaaAGCCCTTGAACTGTAATGaataagtatatggacatacTTTTGGAGACTGTGGTTCATATAGAGATGCAGGAATTCTCATcagctgcttcatcctggtcagggttgtggtgggtctaattcctctggaaaacactgggagcaaggcaggaataccctcgACAGGCTGCAGATCCATCCTAGGGCTTTGGCCATTCCCTCATCCTTCCGTAGTTATAGCCAGCCATGtacgtctgtgtagacgcccggccggctgatagcacacaCACATTGGAACCCAGAAGCTTGAGCAGCCGAgctcactgatgtgtgtgtgtgtgtgtgtgtgtgtgtgtgtgtgtgtgtgtgtgtgtgtgtgtgtgtgtgtttcaggattACCTGCGTCCGTCTGTAGACTCCATCCTGCAGAGCTCCTTGATCTCCTCACACGTGGCCCAGGAGCAGAAGAAAGCTCAGGCGGGGCAGCGCCGCAGGTCATGTGATCAAGAGCAACCCAAACAGGTCGAGCTGAGACTGAAGGAGCAGGCCCTGCGGCAGCGCGAGCAGGACCTCAAGGAGCGGGAGGAGAGACTGGAGCGTAAGCGTTTCCTCATGACGGCATTTACTTCCGGTGTTagcagggttcgaatccccagacTGATAATGTTGTTGGTTGTGTCTCCCTGACAGAGAAAGAGCAGGAGCTGTGCATCAGAGAGAGGCTAGCCAATGAGAAGCTAACCAGGTAAACCGCCTGATAACCCTGATTAAAGTGTTAAAGCCGTAGCTCAGTGTTCCAATTCGTCAGGGGTAAGGGTTCACGACAGCGGATCGTTCGTCCCCATTAGCGCGGTCCCAAACATCATTCTGTCTCCACCCTGGCGCAACAGTGGCGTAGTTTTCCATCGGTGCCCTGCCGGTCGACGGTACTAGTACTAGTGGTGGTCATGGGTAACCCCGGCCTTAACCCATCCATTATCAGACGTTTGATCAGCGGGCAGTAGTTTCAGCACAGTTTTCAGACACTgatgcagcgggatatttcccgctagcacaccagcaccgatattctgaactccccggttcgaaactcggctgggcgccatctagccggcataactggcagtgcctgcagcagatactaatcggCCAgtgtctgcagggtgggggggccggactatgtgtgggtgggtgtgtggggtcttcatgcgctgtgtgaggaccctgattggtggaagagacgcccgtgcagaatgcaggggtgagaagaggagggcgtgtacagcgacgtgctctcctctcactctctcagcagcggaagacaaaactgagtcgctaaatcaggaggagaatggggagaaaatgcataaaaataaaatatataaagactGATGCccttataatataaacaatagtaacaataataacacaatCATGTGTATAAactcatgaataaataaatgctcgTCCTCATGCAACCCCccttatttttatccaggctggGGTTCAGCACCAAGAGCACGCTGATGCATGTTTACAGTCACAATTACGACAAATTCAAGTTGTTCACACTGCACATAGGAGTGATTTCCTGTATCCCTATACTACTGCTGGGGCACTAATTAAACCTACTATTTAGCACAGTAGGGTCCCGCCCTAACGACACCTTGTTTCGTCCGTCTTTCAGGCCGTAATCCCTTTTTTTTCTAGACCTTTTGGTCCATCACTAAGACTAGGACAAAACGATCCCAGCAACCTTCAGACCCTGAACCTTTCTTAACAGCTCTGTAGGTTTGATTTCTGGTCCGATCACCAGCTGATCTGATTTACTTCTGTTCTGCAGAGCGGAGAGTCTGATGAAGGCCTGTAACGTGATGAAGCAGCACAGGCCGATCTCTACACTCTACACTCGGGACAGAGGTACGGAGGTGGAACGCAGGCCGCTGCTCCCTCTGAACACTGACCACCGCTGACCATgcttgtgtgtctgtctgttcgtgtttacatatttataaatatctATTTTTTATTGCTCATAATAAAGATGAATCCTGCCACGCCCGAGCATTTGGCACTGTAGGTCCTACctgaactattattattattattatttttatagctCACACCACATTCATTCAGACCTAGAAGCAGTTTCAGCAGCCAGTTCACCTCCTGCAtgtaaggacaaaagtattgggacaccccttcttatatttaagttcatgtgtttcagccacagcagttgctaacaagggtaataaatcagttacgTGAGGGAAATAATATGCTTcacactttgcagcaacagtttagggaaggcccactcctgttccagcacaaagcaaggtctgtaaAGACGAAGAGCCGAAACGTTAGGACCACACTAATGTCTTGACCAAGCTCTTCAGTGAATgagcaagcagtagcctagcggttaaggtactggactagtaatcagaatgttgctggttcaagccccactactgccagattGCAGctattgggtccttgagcaaggcccttaaccctcaattgctcaaactgtatactgtaactgccatgtaagtcgctttggataatgtCGGCTGttataaatgccgaaaatgtatatgtgaatattttaaactttagggtttggccaaaagtatttggacacctgcccGTGACTGACCgtctcagctagaacaacagccgcttctctgagaggcttctcacaagactttgagagACAGTacgtgcctattcagtcaaaagatggcagcatttgtacggctgggcactgatgttatgtctgttccgattcatcccagagctgttgagtgggggtGAGGTCAGTGCTGAGCTTTTTGGTTTTTAACCTGAACCTTTCTTGGTGTCTTTATAGAGggaagagccttccctaaactgttggtacaatgttggaagcatgtcatttcctttatatggttcatttattacacctgttagcaactgctgtggctgaaagacATGAATTAAAGGGTGTGTCCCAGTATTTAAgtccatacagtgtacatgGATTCTACAGCTTTCAGGAATCATCTgctggaatgaatgaatgaatgagtgaacgaaTATAATACATGTTAATACATAACAGGTACAAATACCTGGACATCGGAGTTAAACACCAGTGCAGCGGTTCTAACGTTCTGTCTTTTTTCCCTGCAGGTGAGGGTGAGAACGTTTCACCTGGAACGAAGAAAGTTCACTTTGCCGGTGACGGTAAGGAGAACGTGAGGCGAGGGCTCGCCGGGAAACTGCAGGCGCTTCATATCGACGACGTGGAGAGAAGTTCAGCACTGAGGAGCAGAGCCCTGCAGGGGATGCGCTAGTGCTA
The sequence above is drawn from the Trichomycterus rosablanca isolate fTriRos1 chromosome 9, fTriRos1.hap1, whole genome shotgun sequence genome and encodes:
- the nek2 gene encoding serine/threonine-protein kinase Nek2 — its product is MPSRIDDYEVLSTIGSGSYGKCQKIRRKSDGKILVWKELDYGTMAEAEKQLLVSEVNLLRELRHPNIVRYYDRIIDRTNTTLYIVMEYCEGGDLASLINKCIKDRKYLDEDFVLRVMAQLALALKECHGRSHDGGTVLHRDLKPANVFLDTRQNVKLGDFGLARILKHETSFAKTFVGTPYYMSPEQMNRMSYNEKSDIWSLGCLLYELCALSPPFTAYNQEELAEKINEGKFKRIPYRFSDELNTLLCRMLHLKDYLRPSVDSILQSSLISSHVAQEQKKAQAGQRRRSCDQEQPKQVELRLKEQALRQREQDLKEREERLEQKEQELCIRERLANEKLTRAESLMKACNVMKQHRPISTLYTRDRGEGENVSPGTKKVHFAGDGKENVRRGLAGKLQALHIDDVERSSALRSRALQGMR